CGAATCTCCAACACGTCGAGGATCGCTTCGATCATGCTTCTTCTTTCACCTTGCTCAATACCTTGCTCAATACCCAATTGCTTAATGTATTGTGCAGACAACGATTCGCGCATAATGGCATCCATAAGACCCTCCTGTAATAGAATACGATTGATCAGTATCGGATCATACTCTAACCCACTCAATATCATCAACCTGCCCAAAAAGTCAATCTTTATTGATTCATCCACCGGCAAAGCATTCGTCGCGTCAACACAGTGATGCAACCACGCCTCTGAATCTATGCCAGACGGACGCTTCATCAACGGCACGAACGGAAACAATCCCGAAGGTCCGCCATCTATAATATCCTGTCCTTCTATCTCACTCAGCCGAATCACTGTGTATTCTATCAAAACACGACGGCCGAGAAAATCCTGGACATAATACCCTGGATCGCGCCGACCCGCACTGCGCCGCAAGTAGATCACACTCGAAGAAACCGGCAGGCCGTGCTGCTCCATCGCACGTATAATATAGCCCGCCATGCGGAGCGGCATAGATGCATCGTCAGTCGTTTGAAACTCGTGATGCACCAATGCCTCCTGACCAGCGATCTGAACGCGGATGAGGCTATCGGCGTATCGTGTATCAACCATGCTTTGCTCTGTGTCGAGGATGTCGAGGACTTCTATATCGTCCTGTTCAAGTGTGAGTCGGATAAAGTCTTTGGGATAGGTCTGGATGAGATCTTTGGAGACGGTGTCATATTCGGCCATGTGAGATGCCCTGAGTCTGATGGATGAGTTTTACACGCAACAGTCAGACCCTGAGCAAATATTGAGCCAACGTCACAGAATTGAACGATAAATCGTATGGACAGAAGCTCAAGTACCCTCATCATGCTATTAATATACTGTAACCTGAATGTAGGGATCGCCTGTGGAGGCACATACACATGGAACGCACTGGGAGGTAAAAGTGTACGTTTTGATCCAGGGAGGATGGGAATCGTGAAAAATATGTACCTTTATCTCAATGCTGGATCGCACGGGACGGCACAGGGGCCGTCCCCTACAATATTATTATAATGCGCGCGATCATTTTTCAATACTGTGTTCGAGCCTGCCGATCTCGTCGCGCAGCCTGGCGGCTTCTTCGTACTCTTCCAGCGCGACCGCCTCTTGCAAACGCGCCTTGAGCGCATCTACCTGCTGCGTCACCTGATCGGGCGCCTCCTCAGCGGGTTCATCCTCTGCGACAGACGCAACAATCGCAGCAATATTATCTTCACCGTCCTCAATGGGCACATCTTGCTTGACCGACAGCCCCGCCTCCTCAATCACCTGGTCCGCCACAAAAACCGGCGCATCAACGCGCAACGCCAATGCCAGCGCATCGCTCGGGCGCGAATCAATAACAATCGACTCCCCATCGCGGACAAGTGTAATCTCGGCAAAAAACGTCTCGTCTTTCAACGCACTGACCAGCACTTGCTCGACGCGTACATCGAACCCATCCATAATGGCACACAACAAATCATACGCAATAGGACGCGGCGGCGGCTCATCGTGAAGCACCAGAGAAATCGCAACCGCCTCAAAATTGCCAATTGCAATGGGCAAAAAAACCTTCTGGTCCTTATCCTTTAACCAGACCAGCGGATGATTGCTATTGGGTTCAAGCTGCACGGCAATCACTTCCATTTCTGTCATGTGAGGAATCCTTATATGAATTAAAAAATAGTCAGAAGCGGTGTAAAACTGGTCGCACTCCAGTTCATCAGAGCCTGCACTGGAGTGGTTCTATCCAGTGATGGGGGGACGCGAAAGGTCAGGCAATGCTTAGCATCTCGGGTACTGGCAGTGGCCTACGGTCTCGCTCGTATAATTCAATGGTATCTTCGACAATGCGACACAGTTCCGAGAACACCTCTTGCTCGTCATCGCCGTGACATCCACCATAAAATAGCCCCGGACATCTTCCAACATAGCACTGATCCTCTTCCGACCAGGCCACTATTTTCGCGTAACGGGCACTTTTTTTCATCTTTTTGATACCTCATAAGATCCATAATATAAGGTCAGATGATGTCCGTGTACAAATCCCGCCATCCCGGATTATTCTTTTCTATCAATGCAAGCTTCCATACCCGTTTCCATTTCTTCACCCTCTTCTCCTTCATGATGGCACTTTGCATTGTTTCATGAACTTCATACCAAACCAATGTATGTATGCCATAACACTTCGTGAATCCTTCTACCAGATTGTTTTTGTGCTGCCAAACTCGTTGGACAAGATTCGAGGTAACGCCGGTGTACAGGGTTCCGTTGCGTTTGCTCGCCATTATATATACGCAAGGTTGGTTCATTCCTTAAATATTCTGGATCGCGGCTCAAGCATGTCCCCCGTATTAAAGCACTACGGGGCAGGCTCTGCATGATTTTGAGCAGGGAACCATACCGCGATGACGAATGCCTCCGCATAGGCAATGATTCTATATGGCAGGCATTGCGGTGCAGGCTTTGCCCGACACCTCTGGATTAATGAATTCATTAAAAATAATGAAGTATAAACAGACAAAAAGCAAGCGGAAATAGTCTGTCCCCTTTATTAACACCTCAAGGGACAGATAAAACCTTCTGGATCGCGGCTCAAAACCATACCGCGATGACGGCTTTGTTGATGACCTTTCTCTCTTCTCTTTGCAGATAAAACCTTCTGGATCGCGGCTCAAGCATGTCCCCCGTATTAAAGCACTACGGGGCAGGCTCTGCATGATTTTGAGCAGGGAACCATACCGCGATGACGGCGGTACACACTTCTCCCTTCATACTTCTCCCTTCTCTTGACAGCCCGCGCGTCGCATCGTATCATTAAACCCGTATTCGCGCAACCCATAACCTCAGGAGAATCACTATGTCCTCCCCCTGCTGCGGTGCGAGCAGACCTGTCTCATCCAAAAAAAGAAAAACGCGCAAACAAAAAACGCGGCGCAGAAGTGATACATCCCTCAAAGGCATGGTACGCCTCTCGGGCGGCACCTTTCTCATGGGAACCGATGGCAACGAAGGCTTTGCAGAAGACGGCGAAGGACCCGTGCGCGAAGTCACAGTTGATCCCTTTTACCTCGATGAGTGTGCCGTCACCAACGCCGACTTTGCCAAATTCGTCCGCGCAACCGCGTACAAAACCGAAGCCGAACGCTTTGGCTGGTCCTTTGTCTTCCACCTCTTTGTCCCCCCCAACACCGCCTCGCACATCTCGCAAACCGTCGTCGATACCCCCTGGTGGTTTGCAGTTGACAGCGCCTGCTGGCACCGCCCCGAAGGACCCGGCACAAATATCAACAACCGCTGGCATCACCCCGCGATCCACATCTCGTGGAACGACGCGGTCGCCTATTGCAACTGGGCGGGAAAACGCCTGCCCACAGAAGCCGAATGGGAATTTGCCGCACGGGGCGGCTTAAAAAGCATGCGCTACCCCTGGGGCGACGACCTCGAACCCAATGGCAAACACATGTGCAACATCTGGCAGGGCACATTCCCCGAACAAAACACCCGGGCAGACGGATACATCAGCACCGCACCCGTCACATCCTTCCCTCCCAACAACTACGGCATCTACAACATCTCGGGCAACGTCTGGGAATGGTGCAGCGACTGGTTCAGCCCCACCTTCCACCTCAAAAGCACCGCAAAGAACCCCACGGGTCCCCCCATCGGACAGGCGAAAAGCATGCGCGGCGGCTCCTATTTGTGTCACGACTCCTACTGCAACCGATACCGCGTGGCTGCCCGCAGCGCAAACACGCCGGACAGCTCCACGGGCAATTTGGGGTTTCGGTGTGCGCGAAATGCATGAAAAGAAAAAACGCGAATAATTTGAGCGTTTTACACAGATGAACACAGATAAACACGGATAAAAGGCAAAACCTCTGGATCGCGGCTCAACACCATGCCGCGATGACAATCAAAACCAACAGCTAAAAACCATGAATAAAAAAACGGAGGACGCGAAAACGTCCTCCGTTTTTTTAT
Above is a window of Gemmatimonadota bacterium DNA encoding:
- a CDS encoding Rpn family recombination-promoting nuclease/putative transposase, yielding MAEYDTVSKDLIQTYPKDFIRLTLEQDDIEVLDILDTEQSMVDTRYADSLIRVQIAGQEALVHHEFQTTDDASMPLRMAGYIIRAMEQHGLPVSSSVIYLRRSAGRRDPGYYVQDFLGRRVLIEYTVIRLSEIEGQDIIDGGPSGLFPFVPLMKRPSGIDSEAWLHHCVDATNALPVDESIKIDFLGRLMILSGLEYDPILINRILLQEGLMDAIMRESLSAQYIKQLGIEQGIEQGERRSMIEAILDVLEIRFDLSEAHPLSARIAAIDDLQRLKPLHRAAIQVSSLEAFEQVLDG
- a CDS encoding GIY-YIG nuclease family protein, translating into MNQPCVYIMASKRNGTLYTGVTSNLVQRVWQHKNNLVEGFTKCYGIHTLVWYEVHETMQSAIMKEKRVKKWKRVWKLALIEKNNPGWRDLYTDII
- a CDS encoding formylglycine-generating enzyme family protein, with protein sequence MSSPCCGASRPVSSKKRKTRKQKTRRRSDTSLKGMVRLSGGTFLMGTDGNEGFAEDGEGPVREVTVDPFYLDECAVTNADFAKFVRATAYKTEAERFGWSFVFHLFVPPNTASHISQTVVDTPWWFAVDSACWHRPEGPGTNINNRWHHPAIHISWNDAVAYCNWAGKRLPTEAEWEFAARGGLKSMRYPWGDDLEPNGKHMCNIWQGTFPEQNTRADGYISTAPVTSFPPNNYGIYNISGNVWEWCSDWFSPTFHLKSTAKNPTGPPIGQAKSMRGGSYLCHDSYCNRYRVAARSANTPDSSTGNLGFRCARNA